TACTTAGTAAGTTGGCTTCCTTGGTTAATTCAATTCTAAATATAGAGTGCCCATTAATTCCAGGCGCTAAGAAACCCCTTGAGTACATGCTCGATGACACATGCAACACGCTGGAAAGGGATAAGTTAATGCTCATAACATGCATGATACCTAAATCATTACTAACTATCATATAACCCTAACAATCCGTATTTTATGGTGCATAAATAATAAGCCTTATATAAATATACATAGGTAAGTGCATGCATGTCCGCCACCAGTGTAACTCAGGAGAGTGGCAAGGGGAGCAATAAAGTAGCGTTCTTTGTAACAGCACCACCCGCTGATGAGCCTAGGTACGAGACCATGCTTGGCTACGCATTAGCGGCTGCCGCCATGGGCTTCGAGGTACTGATATTCTTCACATTAGACGCGGCGCTAACCGTTAAGAAGCAGGTCTTTAGTAAAATGAACCAGAAGATTAGGGAGAGGGTTCAGGAGGCGATGAAGATGGGTGTTAAGTTCGCCGCATGCTCATCAGCAATACAGACGTATGGTATTAAGCAGGAGGAGATCATAGACGGTGTTGAGGTTTGGGGTATAGCATCATTCTATGACTACGCCGCCAATGCCAAGATGGTTATATCATGGTGAATAAATAAACTATTTACCACAAAGCAATATTAACCTTATAATGTCACCTTAAAATCGATGGGGGAGTATAGGGAAGCATACATAGTTTACTTCAAGAGGACAGCGTTCTCAAGAGTTAAGAGGGAGGATCCAAAGTTCGATGTCTTCTACGACATAAGCGGGCCCACGTTATTCTCGAAACTCATGGTAAGGGCTGTGGAGGATATTGGGATAAAACCCGAGGAGGTGGATCACGTAATCGTGGGCAACGCACTGCAGGGGGGTGATAATTGGAGTATGGGGGGTAGGATACCCGTATTCCTAGCCAAGTTCCCAGTCACGGTGCCCGCAATGGCCGTGGACATGCAATGCGCCTCATCCTTCGACGCCATTGGCATAGGCGCCATGGAGATATGGACGGGGCAGGCGGACATCGTGTTCGCGGGTGGTTACGAGCACATGTCCAGGGTACCCATGTACAACAACCCATACATAGTACCGCACCTAAACCTAGCCACTGACCCTGAGTATAAAATGTACGATATGGCCACGGGCTACGTAATGGGATTAACAGCGGAGAAGCTGGCAGCCCTCAAGGGAATAACCCGTGAGGAGATGGATAGATGGGCCTACAGAAGCCACATGCTGGCGACTAAGGCTTACGAGGATGGCTACTTCAGGGATGAGATACTACCCATTGAGGTGGTTAAGGATGGGCAGAGGATAGTGGTCGACAGGGACCTAAGCGTCAGACCCAACACATCCCTAGAGGCACTGGCCAAGTTACCACCCGCCTTTAAGCCCGGCGGTGTTATAACGGCTGGGAACTCAGCCCCCCTGAACTCGGGCGCATCACTGGTGGTCCTCATGTCAGGGAAGAAGGTTAGGGAATTGGGCATAAAGCCCCTGGCCAGGGTAGTCTCGCTGGGTTGGGCCGCCGTGGACCCATCAATAATGGGCGAGGGACCAGTACCAGCAAGCAGGAGAGCCCTAGCCAAGGCTGGGCTTAGGGTTGAGGATATTGATATTTGGGAGATAAACGAGGCATTCGCAGTGGTGACCCTCAACGCCATCAAGGAACTGGGCATTGATGAGAATAGGGTAAACCCAAGGGGCGGTGCAATAGCCATAGGGCACCCCTTGGGGGCCACGGGGGCAAGGCTCGTGGGAACACTGGCCAGGCAGTTGCAATTAACGGGTAAGGAGTATGGCCTAGCCACGGCATGCGTGGGCGGTGGTCAGGGCTATGCAGTGATTATACAAAGAGCATAGAGCATAGGAATAAAGTATTTAATTGATACCAAGGAAACGATTGTAATGAGCCAAGTAATGATTAAGGACATTATTAACTCATTACTAACTGGAACCTCAACAATGGATAAGAAGGAATTAGACATAACGATTAAGGAGGCAACCCAATGCCTACTCTGCGCACTCTACGGCGTGTCCACCAACGTGCAGCATGAGATCAAGCCCATAAATGGATTAGTGGGATTAATACAGGCGCTCAATGACCCCTACGTCAGAAAGGGCCTGGGACTCCTCATTGAATTAGAAGGAGCCTGGGCGGGTGCATCGATGCCGCTGAGAAGGTTAAGAGCCTTAGCGATGGAAAATCCACATGCTCCGTAGACATACCCTGCCACTACATAGCCTTCAAATTAAGTGTTAATAAGAATGAAGAGGATAATTCATGATTTTAAAGGGGTTGGTTAATGTATTTCATTATTAAACTAAGGCTCTGGCCCCTTCTTTACTGGCACACCAACGGCATTACCCCACTCGGCCCAGGACCCATCATATACCCTAACCGCTGGGTAACCCAGTAGGTACTTGAGGACGAACCATGTGTGGGAGGCCCTTTCCGCAATCCTGCAATACGTGATTACTTCCTTGTCTGGGGTTACGCCGTATTGTTCGTAAAGCCTCCTTAGCTCCTCAGCAGGTTTAAACCTCCCCGTGTCAGGGTTTACGGCTAAGCTCCAGAGTATGTTTACGGCACCTGGTATGTGACCGCCCACCTGGGCGTGTTCATTGGGGTACTTGGGTGGTGCGGTTATTTCACCCGCGTACTCCTTAGGCGATCTAACATCCACGAGAACCAGGCTCTTACCCACCTCACCCTTGTTCAATCTCTGGAGTACTTCCCATAGGTAGACCCTGTGCCCGCCCTAATCAACCCTCTTAACCACGTACTTAGCCCCAGACTCCCTGTAGTAGTGTGGTTCCTGGTGCCCACTGCATGTGGGTCTGTTCTCCTTGGCCCACTTAGTACGCCCACCATTCAGTAACCTAACGTCCTCATGACCGTACACCTTGAAAACCCAGAAGGCGTAGGCCGCGAACCAGTTATTGTGGTTGCCGTAGAGGACGGCCGTTGTGTCGTTGGATATGCCCCTTTCTTCCATGTACTTGGCGAATTGCTCGGGCTCCACGAAGTCCCTCCTCACAGGATGCCTAATGTGGTCCCTCCACGTGAGCAGCGAAGCACCAGGTATATGCCACGCATAATAAGCCGTGTTTGGGTCATAATCCACCTCCACTATCTTAACCTTGGGATCCTTAAGGTGCTGAACCACCCACTCGGTGTCCACCAAAACCTCTGGGTGTGCGTACCCCATACAGGTGGTTGTACCTTGGGTTGTATATAAATCTGTTTTCATATGCATTTAACTGATGCAATTTGAATATAAATGAGTAAGGTTTATAAGGCAAATTTAAGACAAGGCGATGTGGGTACTGAGGAGATCAGGATCATGGAGACCCTAATATTCGATAGGAATGAATCATGCGAGCAGGGGTTAAGGCACCCGCTTTACCAAATAATTGATGATGCGAGGGAATTAAGGCCTGGCGAGGGTATTAGGGTCTTGATTAATGATTATGACTGGATCATGGTGATAAAGAACTCCTTAAAGCTCATTGGCGAGGGGATTGACATTAAGGATAATGGGAAGGCCATGGGGGATTTCACGGAATTAATAATCTACAGGAAGCAATGAGGCATCACCTCCTACGCCTAATTAAAAACCTATACCAACCATCACCAGCGTAATCAACCAATACCAACTCATTGCCAGTGTACCTGGCCCAGACCTTAATATCATCCTTGGAACAGGGATCATTACTTAGTATCTCCAAAATACCCCCAATGGGCACCTCCCTAATTGCCCTATTAACCTCCACAGGGCTCAGGCAACCAACCCCAGAAATCCTAATGCTTCTATGGGGCTTTAACTCCACGGCGATTCCTCATGCAGTGCCATATAAGCGTTATTCTATATTAATGTGGAAATAACTAGATAAATAGTTAATATGCAAAAAATGCACACATACCAATGCTTTTAAATACGACGGGTAGCCCAGTATGTGCGTGCATTGGTGAGCGTACAGTGGCTTTATAAGCACCTAAACGATGCGTTGATTATCGAGGTGAATAGGGAACCGCACATGGGTTATTACCAATGGCATATACCCAACTCAAGGTTTCTACATGATGATTTGGTTTATGAATTACTAAGGTCAGGTAAATCACCGAGAGAGCAATACCTAAAGGGCCTCATGGATGCCGTGGGCGATGACACCGAGAGGACCATGGTACTTTATGACGAGGGTGATGGCAGATCCGCAACACTTACATACCTATTATTAAGATCCCTTGGGTATAGAAATGTGGCCATACTCAACGGAGGCAAGAGGGCGTGGCTAACCCAGGTAGGCCTTCAATGCACATGCGGTGGTAAACTCCACAACGAACCCACAGGGACCAGGGCGCAACCATCACCGAGTATCGCCATTAACGATATTGTGAGCAGGGATGAATTACTGAGGGCACCGCCCAGGGTTGGCGAGACCCTAACGTTAATAGACGCCAGAACCCCGGAGGAGTACGAGACAGCGCACATACCAGGTGCCATAAACATACCCTGGACCGTGGTGTATAATGACGATGGGACCTTCAGGGAACCCAGCGAGATAAGGAAGGTACTCTCAAGCCATGGGGTAAATGAGGATAGCAACATAATCATATACTGCAGGACAGGGCATAGATCCTCAGTACTGTGGTTCACAATGAAGGAGCTACTGGGTATGCCCAACGTTAAGGTATACCTAGGTTCGTGGGTTGAGTGGTCATCAAACCCAGAATCACCGGTAAAAACAGGGCCCAACCCCTAGCAAAAAATAAAAACCACAACAGCATAAGCCAAACACGTGGCTGCGCCAAAAGCGGCGGTGGTCTAGCCTGGTCCAGGATGGCGGCCTTCCGAGCCGCAGAACCCGGGTTCGAATCCCGGCCGCCGCACCAAAATCCTGCCAGGAAGGATTAATTAGTGAACCCTTAATCTCACTCACCATGAACTTGGTAAGTACCGTAGAACCCACGGAGCTCCGTAATTATTAGTAGTGAGGTAGCAATTACCACATGGTTAGGGCAGGGGATTCGCCCAGGAATCATTTTAAATACCCGATGCATAGCCTAACCGGTGCACCCAGTTGGAGAGGGACGTGAGGGTTAGGGCTTTCCCTTGAGGATGCCAGGGACTCCCTTAAAAGGGGGCTCTGAGGAGCTTGAGGAAGGTATTAGATTGGGTGACCAGATCCGCATTAGGGATGCTGCCGAGAAACTCTGGAACGCTGTTATCAATGCAACCAACGCATTGATACTCCATTACCTGGGCATCGTCCCAGCGAGCCATTGGGAGAGGAGGAAACTGCTCGTGAGACCCGAGGACATGAACCCCAGGATTAGTGAGCTGGGCTTCAGGGATAGGTATGGAGCCAGGGAGAGGTACCTACACGAGGTGACATTCTATGACGGCACAATAGACCCCGACATGCTAAGAAGGGAAGTTACGAGCGTTAAGAGATTCATAGAGGACGTAGAAAAACCAATCAAACTTTAAAAATATCAGAAAGTGAGTGCGGTATTGATGAGGCTTGGTTTACGTGCTTTGTTAGTTGTTATGTTT
This is a stretch of genomic DNA from Vulcanisaeta thermophila. It encodes these proteins:
- a CDS encoding DsrE family protein, producing the protein MSATSVTQESGKGSNKVAFFVTAPPADEPRYETMLGYALAAAAMGFEVLIFFTLDAALTVKKQVFSKMNQKIRERVQEAMKMGVKFAACSSAIQTYGIKQEEIIDGVEVWGIASFYDYAANAKMVISW
- a CDS encoding acetyl-CoA C-acetyltransferase, encoding MGEYREAYIVYFKRTAFSRVKREDPKFDVFYDISGPTLFSKLMVRAVEDIGIKPEEVDHVIVGNALQGGDNWSMGGRIPVFLAKFPVTVPAMAVDMQCASSFDAIGIGAMEIWTGQADIVFAGGYEHMSRVPMYNNPYIVPHLNLATDPEYKMYDMATGYVMGLTAEKLAALKGITREEMDRWAYRSHMLATKAYEDGYFRDEILPIEVVKDGQRIVVDRDLSVRPNTSLEALAKLPPAFKPGGVITAGNSAPLNSGASLVVLMSGKKVRELGIKPLARVVSLGWAAVDPSIMGEGPVPASRRALAKAGLRVEDIDIWEINEAFAVVTLNAIKELGIDENRVNPRGGAIAIGHPLGATGARLVGTLARQLQLTGKEYGLATACVGGGQGYAVIIQRA
- a CDS encoding DUF1641 domain-containing protein; protein product: MSQVMIKDIINSLLTGTSTMDKKELDITIKEATQCLLCALYGVSTNVQHEIKPINGLVGLIQALNDPYVRKGLGLLIELEGAWAGASMPLRRLRALAMENPHAP
- a CDS encoding sulfurtransferase TusA family protein, with the translated sequence MELKPHRSIRISGVGCLSPVEVNRAIREVPIGGILEILSNDPCSKDDIKVWARYTGNELVLVDYAGDGWYRFLIRRRR
- a CDS encoding sulfurtransferase, with protein sequence MRALVSVQWLYKHLNDALIIEVNREPHMGYYQWHIPNSRFLHDDLVYELLRSGKSPREQYLKGLMDAVGDDTERTMVLYDEGDGRSATLTYLLLRSLGYRNVAILNGGKRAWLTQVGLQCTCGGKLHNEPTGTRAQPSPSIAINDIVSRDELLRAPPRVGETLTLIDARTPEEYETAHIPGAINIPWTVVYNDDGTFREPSEIRKVLSSHGVNEDSNIIIYCRTGHRSSVLWFTMKELLGMPNVKVYLGSWVEWSSNPESPVKTGPNP